From a region of the Neobacillus niacini genome:
- the celB gene encoding PTS cellobiose transporter subunit IIC translates to MKSNFFEEKFLPIASKIGNQRHLLALRDGIMFAMPLMIIGSFFIIVAWLEAEWYQNFMAKTFGDNWNAFGDIVYNGTMGIIALIAVFGVAYSLAGSYKVDGKNIDGVPAGVLALAGYLIVNIMSTFKVDEESVSAWSPDIFSAQYLFVGLIVAIITAEIYRFFLQKKMIITLPDTVPPTVSRSFTALIPGFVIIIFFLFVRFIFAETSWETFATFIQVVVTQPFTILGSTYIGTLIASLMEHLLWSFGIHGSSIITSVMEPIWITNADANLAAVKEGAKTLPHIITYTFYENGIWMGGSGATLPVAIYMMFLAKSNLLKKVGRLAIGPSIFNVNEPIMFGVPVVLNPFLMIPFMLAPVAVLTVTYFGTSMGIFPQTTGTIIPWTTPYFISGYLMTGGKIMGVVMQLVAFAVASAIWFPFIKMWDKKNLEMEKANNIIDSKGNLNF, encoded by the coding sequence ATGAAAAGTAATTTTTTTGAAGAGAAATTTTTACCAATCGCTTCGAAAATAGGTAATCAAAGACATTTGCTTGCCTTACGTGACGGTATTATGTTTGCAATGCCTCTTATGATAATTGGTTCATTTTTCATTATCGTAGCTTGGTTAGAAGCAGAATGGTATCAAAACTTCATGGCAAAAACTTTTGGGGACAATTGGAATGCTTTTGGAGACATCGTTTATAACGGTACAATGGGTATCATCGCTTTAATTGCAGTCTTTGGTGTAGCATACTCGCTAGCAGGCAGTTATAAAGTCGATGGAAAGAATATAGATGGTGTTCCAGCTGGTGTTTTAGCATTAGCAGGATATTTAATTGTTAACATTATGAGCACTTTCAAGGTTGATGAAGAAAGCGTATCAGCCTGGTCACCTGATATTTTTAGTGCACAGTATTTATTTGTTGGATTAATTGTTGCCATAATTACCGCTGAAATTTATCGTTTCTTCTTACAAAAGAAGATGATCATCACATTACCCGATACTGTACCACCAACCGTTTCACGTTCTTTTACAGCCCTTATTCCTGGTTTCGTTATTATTATTTTCTTCTTATTTGTCAGATTTATATTTGCGGAAACTAGTTGGGAAACTTTCGCAACTTTTATACAGGTCGTTGTTACACAACCATTTACGATTTTAGGTTCAACCTACATTGGTACGCTTATCGCAAGTTTAATGGAACATCTCTTATGGAGTTTTGGAATCCATGGTTCATCCATCATCACTTCTGTTATGGAACCTATTTGGATTACAAATGCTGATGCAAACTTAGCAGCAGTAAAAGAGGGTGCAAAGACACTGCCACATATCATTACGTATACATTCTATGAGAATGGTATCTGGATGGGTGGATCAGGTGCTACTTTACCAGTTGCTATCTATATGATGTTTTTAGCAAAATCAAACCTTCTTAAGAAAGTTGGACGTTTGGCGATTGGACCTTCCATTTTTAATGTCAACGAACCAATTATGTTTGGAGTTCCGGTTGTCTTAAACCCATTCTTAATGATTCCTTTCATGCTTGCACCAGTGGCAGTATTAACAGTTACTTATTTTGGTACGTCAATGGGAATTTTCCCACAAACGACGGGTACGATTATTCCGTGGACAACACCATATTTCATCAGTGGTTATCTTATGACTGGCGGTAAAATTATGGGTGTAGTCATGCAATTAGTTGCTTTTGCAGTTGCCTCTGCAATTTGGTTCCCATTCATTAAGATGTGGGATAAGAAAAACTTAGAAATGGAGAAAGCTAATAATATTATAGATTCCAAAGGAAATCTTAATTTTTAG
- a CDS encoding RDD family protein — protein MDMKKKIFTQIRLKRIAAFAIDAVIVSILLSIVYRITGFANFPVVLTKMIEIQKTMSEAASQEATVQVMALFNEAFLQSLFIWFCYDVLTTLILRGSTIGKMIFRLKLTHINNKKGKLAYGLLVIVRSFFKFLSMFLFQGIPFLISVISIFANPNSLAAHDRLARLLVVNKNDVTSLE, from the coding sequence ATGGACATGAAAAAGAAAATATTCACTCAGATTCGATTAAAAAGAATAGCTGCTTTTGCAATAGATGCGGTGATTGTCTCAATCCTACTTTCAATTGTTTATAGAATAACAGGATTTGCAAACTTTCCTGTAGTCTTAACAAAGATGATTGAAATTCAAAAAACAATGAGTGAAGCAGCTAGTCAAGAAGCTACTGTACAGGTTATGGCTCTTTTTAATGAAGCCTTTCTCCAATCGCTTTTTATCTGGTTTTGTTATGATGTCTTAACAACCTTAATATTAAGAGGTTCTACAATTGGGAAGATGATCTTTCGATTGAAACTAACACACATCAATAACAAAAAAGGTAAGCTTGCTTATGGATTATTAGTGATTGTTAGAAGTTTCTTTAAATTTTTATCGATGTTTCTTTTTCAAGGCATCCCATTTTTGATATCCGTTATAAGCATATTTGCTAATCCAAACTCATTAGCTGCACACGATCGATTAGCTCGATTACTCGTAGTCAATAAGAACGACGTTACTAGCTTAGAATAG
- a CDS encoding PTS sugar transporter subunit IIB codes for MNILLCCAAGMSTSLIVTKMEKAAASKGISAHIWAVSESVVRSEIEEADVLLLGPQVRFLLNEMKNICGETNIPVEVIDMMSYGLCDGAAILEQAIKLIEYK; via the coding sequence ATGAATATTTTACTTTGTTGTGCTGCCGGCATGTCTACAAGCCTAATTGTTACAAAAATGGAAAAAGCTGCTGCGTCAAAAGGAATTTCAGCACATATTTGGGCAGTTTCCGAATCTGTTGTTCGCTCAGAAATCGAAGAGGCGGATGTGTTATTGTTAGGACCACAAGTACGTTTTCTTTTGAACGAAATGAAAAACATCTGTGGGGAGACAAATATTCCAGTTGAAGTTATTGATATGATGAGCTATGGCTTGTGTGATGGTGCAGCTATTCTCGAGCAAGCAATAAAACTAATAGAATATAAGTAG
- a CDS encoding PTS lactose/cellobiose transporter subunit IIA, whose product MVKHEAEIFTLILHGGNGRSAAMEAIHAAKEQNMDLAREKLKEASDSLNNAHHIQTSLIQSEIGGNPTEISLLMIHAQDHLMNAMTVKDLAKEFVDLYERGLK is encoded by the coding sequence ATGGTAAAACATGAAGCAGAAATTTTTACATTGATTTTACATGGTGGAAATGGTCGAAGTGCAGCAATGGAAGCCATTCATGCCGCAAAAGAACAGAATATGGATTTAGCACGCGAGAAATTAAAAGAAGCAAGTGATTCTTTAAATAATGCACATCATATTCAAACATCGCTAATTCAATCTGAGATTGGTGGGAATCCAACAGAAATTTCACTTTTAATGATTCATGCCCAAGATCACCTGATGAATGCGATGACCGTAAAAGACTTGGCAAAAGAGTTCGTTGACTTGTATGAAAGGGGCCTTAAGTAA
- a CDS encoding 6-phospho-beta-glucosidase, with translation MSKKFKVVTIGGGSSYTPELVEGIIKRYEKIPVTELWLVDIEAGRKKLETVGALSKRMVKKAGVPIEIHLSYDRREALKDADFVTTQLRVGQLAARALDERIPLKHGVIGQETNGAGGLFKALRTIPVILDICKEVEELCPNAWVLNFTNPAGIVTEAAFRYSNIKKFIGLCNIPIGMEMGIAKLLNVDHSRIRIDFAGLNHMVFGLEVYLDGVSVIDKVLEMIMDPANASFVKNIDAEEWAPEFLKGINVIPCSYHHYYYKTSEMLARELKEFESNETRAEVVQRIEASLFEKYKDETLDVKPPELEKRGGAYYSDAACRLISSIYNDTRDIQPLNTMNKGAISGLPYNGAVEVSCVITKDGPVPLLMGELPVPVRGLIQTIKSFEQMAIEAAVEGSREKAIVALTINPLVANDKVAIAIVDEMLEAHKAYLPRFFQKNKF, from the coding sequence ATGTCAAAGAAATTTAAAGTTGTGACAATTGGTGGGGGCTCTAGTTATACGCCGGAACTAGTTGAAGGCATTATTAAGCGTTATGAAAAAATACCAGTTACAGAACTTTGGCTTGTTGATATCGAAGCAGGTCGCAAAAAATTAGAAACAGTTGGTGCGCTATCAAAGCGTATGGTTAAAAAAGCTGGGGTTCCAATTGAGATTCACCTTTCGTATGATCGCCGTGAGGCTTTGAAAGATGCTGATTTCGTTACGACACAGCTTCGTGTTGGGCAATTGGCTGCACGTGCACTTGATGAAAGAATTCCATTAAAACATGGTGTAATCGGGCAAGAAACAAATGGTGCAGGTGGCTTGTTTAAAGCGCTCCGTACGATTCCCGTTATTTTGGATATTTGTAAGGAAGTTGAAGAGCTTTGTCCAAATGCGTGGGTACTTAACTTTACAAACCCTGCAGGTATAGTGACAGAGGCGGCATTTAGATATTCAAATATTAAGAAATTTATTGGCCTTTGTAATATACCGATTGGAATGGAAATGGGTATTGCAAAACTTTTAAACGTGGATCACTCTCGTATTCGTATTGATTTTGCAGGTCTTAATCATATGGTTTTTGGATTAGAAGTTTATCTAGATGGAGTAAGTGTAATAGATAAAGTTCTTGAAATGATCATGGATCCTGCCAATGCAAGTTTTGTAAAAAATATTGACGCGGAGGAATGGGCACCTGAATTCCTAAAGGGTATCAATGTCATCCCATGCTCATACCATCATTACTATTACAAAACATCTGAAATGCTGGCAAGAGAATTGAAAGAATTCGAGTCTAATGAAACGCGTGCAGAAGTCGTACAACGGATTGAAGCATCTCTATTTGAAAAATATAAGGATGAAACGCTAGATGTAAAACCTCCTGAGTTAGAAAAACGTGGTGGCGCCTACTACTCCGATGCGGCTTGTCGTTTGATCTCATCGATTTACAATGATACGCGAGATATTCAACCATTGAATACAATGAACAAGGGGGCAATTTCAGGCTTACCATATAACGGTGCTGTTGAAGTTAGTTGTGTCATTACGAAGGATGGTCCTGTTCCATTATTGATGGGAGAATTGCCAGTTCCAGTTCGAGGATTGATACAAACGATTAAATCCTTTGAGCAGATGGCAATTGAGGCTGCGGTAGAAGGAAGTCGTGAAAAAGCAATCGTTGCATTGACGATCAATCCGCTTGTTGCAAACGATAAAGTGGCTATAGCGATTGTAGACGAAATGCTAGAGGCACACAAAGCATATTTACCAAGGTTTTTTCAAAAAAACAAATTCTGA
- a CDS encoding SDR family oxidoreductase has product MGGEGTKTPSRRLGRDIDVAGAVIYLASESSDYCNGNILSIDGGLGAK; this is encoded by the coding sequence TTGGGCGGGGAAGGTACTAAGACTCCTTCTAGGAGATTGGGCAGAGATATTGATGTAGCTGGAGCTGTCATTTACCTTGCTTCAGAATCCTCTGATTATTGTAATGGAAATATATTAAGTATTGATGGCGGACTTGGGGCTAAGTAA